The following proteins come from a genomic window of Trifolium pratense cultivar HEN17-A07 linkage group LG4, ARS_RC_1.1, whole genome shotgun sequence:
- the LOC123923392 gene encoding RNA-binding protein with multiple splicing isoform X1, whose amino-acid sequence MAGTGIHPYHQQWPPAAAPPPPPPAAIPSPSSEEVRTIFITGLPEDVKERELQNLLRWLPGFEASQLNFKAEKPMGFALFSSPHQAIAAKDILQDMLFDPESKSVLHTEMAKKNLFVKRGIGADAGAFDQSKRLRTAGDYNHTGYVTPSPFHPPPPPVWGPHGYMAPAPPPPYDPYAGYPVAPVPMPAPVSIAPSSYVPIQNTKDNPPCNTLFIGNLGENINEDEVRGLFSVQPGFKQMKIIRQERHTVCFIEFEDVNSATNVHHNLQGAVIPSSGSIGMRIQYSKNPFGKRKDGNFPMAVPGANGAPLAMTYQ is encoded by the exons ATGGCGGGTACCGGAATTCACCCTTACCACCAACAATGGCCCCCCGCTGCCgcacctcctcctcctccacctgCCGCTATTCCTTCTCCTTCCTCCGAAGAG GTTCGAACGATATTCATAACTGGTCTTCCTGAAGATGTAAAAGAAAGAGAACTTCAGAACCTTCTTCGTTGGTTACCTGGTTTTGAAGCTTCTCAGTTGAATTTCAAAGCTGAAAAGCCTATGGGCTTTGCTCTCTTCTCTTCTCCTCATCAAGCTATTGCTGCCAAAGACATTCTTCAGGATATGCTTTTTGATCCTGAATCCAAATCTGTTCTTCACACTGAGATGGCCAAGAAAAATCTTTTTGTCAAAAGAG gaatagGAGCTGATGCGGGTGCTTTTGATCAAAGTAAACGGTTAAGAACAGCTGGGGATTATAACCATACTGGTTATGTAACCCCATCTCCTTTTCATCCTCCACCACCGCCTGTTTGGGGTCCACATGG GTATATGGCCCCAGCACCTCCTCCTCCGTATGATCCATATGCAGGCTATCCTGTTGCACCAGTACCGATGCCTGCTCCTGTGTCTATAGCACCTAGCAGTTATGTTCCAATTCAG AACACTAAAGATAATCCTCCTTGCAATACCCTGTTTATTGGGAACTTGGGAGAGAACATTAATGAGGATGAAGTGAGGGGCCTTTTCAGTGT ACAACCTGGTTTTAAGCAAATGAAGATTATAAGGCAGGAGAGGCATACCGTTTGCTTCATTGAGTTTGAA GATGTGAATAGTGCTACAAATGTACACCACAATCTGCAGGGTGCTGTTATACCAAGTTCTGGTTCAATTGGCATGCGGATACA ATATTCCAAAAATCCATTTGGGAAAAGAAAAGATGGCAACTTCCCTATGGCTGTTCCTGGTGCCAATGGAGCTCCACTTGCAATGACTTATCAGTAG
- the LOC123923392 gene encoding RNA-binding protein with multiple splicing isoform X2, protein MAGTGIHPYHQQWPPAAAPPPPPPAAIPSPSSEEVRTIFITGLPEDVKERELQNLLRWLPGFEASQLNFKAEKPMGFALFSSPHQAIAAKDILQDMLFDPESKSVLHTEMAKKNLFVKRGADAGAFDQSKRLRTAGDYNHTGYVTPSPFHPPPPPVWGPHGYMAPAPPPPYDPYAGYPVAPVPMPAPVSIAPSSYVPIQNTKDNPPCNTLFIGNLGENINEDEVRGLFSVQPGFKQMKIIRQERHTVCFIEFEDVNSATNVHHNLQGAVIPSSGSIGMRIQYSKNPFGKRKDGNFPMAVPGANGAPLAMTYQ, encoded by the exons ATGGCGGGTACCGGAATTCACCCTTACCACCAACAATGGCCCCCCGCTGCCgcacctcctcctcctccacctgCCGCTATTCCTTCTCCTTCCTCCGAAGAG GTTCGAACGATATTCATAACTGGTCTTCCTGAAGATGTAAAAGAAAGAGAACTTCAGAACCTTCTTCGTTGGTTACCTGGTTTTGAAGCTTCTCAGTTGAATTTCAAAGCTGAAAAGCCTATGGGCTTTGCTCTCTTCTCTTCTCCTCATCAAGCTATTGCTGCCAAAGACATTCTTCAGGATATGCTTTTTGATCCTGAATCCAAATCTGTTCTTCACACTGAGATGGCCAAGAAAAATCTTTTTGTCAAAAGAG GAGCTGATGCGGGTGCTTTTGATCAAAGTAAACGGTTAAGAACAGCTGGGGATTATAACCATACTGGTTATGTAACCCCATCTCCTTTTCATCCTCCACCACCGCCTGTTTGGGGTCCACATGG GTATATGGCCCCAGCACCTCCTCCTCCGTATGATCCATATGCAGGCTATCCTGTTGCACCAGTACCGATGCCTGCTCCTGTGTCTATAGCACCTAGCAGTTATGTTCCAATTCAG AACACTAAAGATAATCCTCCTTGCAATACCCTGTTTATTGGGAACTTGGGAGAGAACATTAATGAGGATGAAGTGAGGGGCCTTTTCAGTGT ACAACCTGGTTTTAAGCAAATGAAGATTATAAGGCAGGAGAGGCATACCGTTTGCTTCATTGAGTTTGAA GATGTGAATAGTGCTACAAATGTACACCACAATCTGCAGGGTGCTGTTATACCAAGTTCTGGTTCAATTGGCATGCGGATACA ATATTCCAAAAATCCATTTGGGAAAAGAAAAGATGGCAACTTCCCTATGGCTGTTCCTGGTGCCAATGGAGCTCCACTTGCAATGACTTATCAGTAG